The Longimicrobiaceae bacterium DNA window CGGGCGGGGGCGGCTCCTCGCTTGTCGGGGCAGGGGCGGCCCCCCGGGACTACCGCCTGGCCCGGGGATCGAGCCTGGCGAGCACGGCCGCCGCGGTCCCCAGCTCCAGCGAGAGCTCGAGCGCCCGCGGGTCCTCGCTCCCCCACTTCGGCGCGCAGAGCGCCTGCGCCGCCACCGTGATCGCCGTTCCCCCGTCGCGCTCGGCGAGCCGCACCTCGACGACGAAGCCCGGACCCGCCTCCCTGGACCACGGGGTGTAGTCGATCCCCGCAGGCCATCCTTCCGCGGGCGCGGACCGCCACGTGTCCGGCTCCCTGGCCGCCGGGTCCAGCGTGAACCCCAGGCCGGCCAGCACGGCCGCCACCCTCCCGCGCACCCCGACGAGAGGGAGCATGGAGGTGGCGGTGATCCGCGTCGCGTCCGGGTCCGCGGGTCCGCTGGCGCACGCGGCCGCTTCGCCGGCCGGCTGCATGGTGGAGCGGACGAATTCCCGCGCGAATTCGGCCACCAGGCTGTCGCTCTTCGTGCTCGGGGGGTGGGCGGCCCCCACCCTGACCATGTAGCTGCCGATCCCGTACAGCAGCACGTGGAGGCGCGTCGGCCGTCCCTTCACCGGGCCCGCCAGGCGCAGGTGCCGCCCGTGGGCGACCGCCCCGGCGTGCTCCACGCGCAGCGTGTCGTCCCGCTCCACCGCCAGCGAATCGAAGACGCCCTGTTCCACCAGCGCGGGGATCCGCTCGGGGAACGCGTCCGCTTCCCTGTCCACGGCCACGGAGTCGCAGGCCCGGTCGCACTCCGGGTCGTCGGGGAGCGGCTGGAGGAGGGCGTCCAGCTCGACCCCCTCGGCCGAGCGGTAGCGGAGATGGCCCCCTGCGCCGCCTTCGAGCTGCTTGATCGAAGCCAGACGGAACGTGCCGACGCGCTCCGGCGGAGTGAGCCGGGTGCTGATCGTGTGGGCCTGTCCGTGCGAAAGGGCAGGGAGGAGCAGCAGCCCGAGGAGGGCGAACCCGAGGACGCGCATCGGAGTGGGATCGGAGGGAAGAAGGGAGGGACAGAAACGGACGCCAAACATCCGATTGACGACGCACGGAGCGCCGGGTCACCTCCGGCCAGGCCGGCGGCGGCCTTCAGACCCGGTCGAGCGGCCGGTGCGGCCCGGGGGGCAGCTCTACCCGGATCGCGTCGCCCGGACGCACCTCGCCGCCGGTGAGGACCACCCCCATCACGCCCGCCTTGCGGACCAGGTTGCCGTGCTCGTCGCGGCCAAGTACCGCGGCCAGGAGTCCGGGCTGAAAGCGATCCAGCTGCGCGCAGGGATTGCGGAGGCCGGTCACCTCGACCGTCGCGCCACCCATGTGCAGCCGCGCGCCGACCGGGAGCGCGAGCAGGTCGACGCCGCGCGTCGTGACGTTCTCGCCCATGTCCCCCGCCGACACGACGAAGCCGGCGGCCCGCAGCTCGTCGTGCAGCTCGGAGTGGACCAGGTGGACCTGCCGAAGGTTGGGCTGCGTCGGGTCGGCGGCGACGCGCGAGCGGTGCTTCACCGTCCGACCCATGTGCGCGTCGCCCTCGACTCCGAGGCCGGGCAGCAGCCGGACGACGTCCTGGTTCGCCTTGCTGAAGGTGTGCGTACCGCTACGGCTCACGGCCACGACGACTCCGATCATCGGCTGCGCCCCTTCTGCGCATGGAGAAGCCGCTTCCACGTCGAGGTGACGGCAGGAGCGTCCGGACCGAACAGAGCCGCCCAGGCCATGCGACCGGGGCGGCTCTTCTTGCTCCGATACGGCCGCGGCGTCAGTCCGCAGCGCCCGCCGCGAGCTCCGTCTCCGGGTAGCCGTCGCCCTCGTAGCGGTACGGCGGCGCGATGGGCTCGCCCTCGCGGAGCATGGTGCCCTTGTACCGCATGTGCTCCTCGTGCACGTGGAAGTTCACGCGCTGCAGCTCGCGGATCCGGTCCAGGTCCTCGGCCGTGAGGTCCGGCTTGTCGGAGGCCGCGGCGAACTCCTCCAGTTGCTCCACGTTGTAGATGTTGGGGAGCGTGGTCATCACCGCGGGGGAGGCGAGCAGGTACTTGAGCGCCGCCTGGCCGATCGTCATGTCGCGCCCCTCGTGCAGGAAGCGCAGCGACTCCAGCTTCTTCAGGCCGTTGATCAGCCAGGAGCGCGGGCGGTGGCGCCGGTGGTCGTTCTTGGCGAACTCGGTGTCCTCCGTGTACTGGCCCTCCAGCATCCCCGAGGAGTGCGTCACCCGCACCTGGATCCCCGTCCGGCCGCTCTGCTCGGCGGCCTCGGTGAGGGCCTGCCCGGGGAACGGCTCCAGGACGTTGTTGATGAGCTGCAGGTTCTTCACCCCGCGCCCGCGGATCAGCTCCAGCCCCTCGAAGAGGTAGCCGTTGGACGGCCCGAGCGCGGCGCCCCAGGCGCGGATCTTCCCCTCCTCCTGCAGCCGCTGCAGCGTCTCCCAGATGGTGTCGTCCGGGACGTGCTCCTCGTGCGCGTTGTGGTAGGAGACGATGTCGATCACGTCCGTCCCCATCCGCTTCAGCGATTCCTCCACCGCGAAGCGGATGTGCTCCGGCGAGGCGTTGTGCGGGATCTCCTGCTGGCCGCGGCGCGCGTCGGGGTGGGCGTAGAAGTCGTACCCCACCTTGGTGGTGATCGTCACCCGGTCGCGCCGGCCGGCGAAGGCCCGGCCGAGCAGCCCGTCGGCGCGGCCGTTGCCGTAGGTGTCGCCGGAGTCGAAGGCGGTGACGCCCAGGTCGTGGGCGCGGTGGAGGAGCGAGACCGCCTGCTCGTCGGTGAAATCGCCCCACCATCCGGCGGCGAGCGTCCAGAGGCCGAAGCCGACCTCGGAGACGGTGATGTCGGTCCCGGGATAGGTGCGGTACTTCATCGGGCCCCCCTCAGGCGCGGTTGGATCGGAAACAGGTACGGGGTGCGGCGCCGCAAGGGCCGCACCCCGTCAAAGTAGGCCGTTTGCGGGCGGAGGCAAGTCGGGAATCGCCCCACACCGCGCAGGCCCCGCGTCAGCAGTGCGACGCCATCGCGAAGCCGCGCTCCATGTCCACCAGCGGGGCGCGGTAGTCGCCGGAGAAGCAGGCGGTGCAGAAGGTCCCCGCCTCCTCCACGCACTCCAGCATCCCCTCCGGCGTCAGGTAGCCCAGCGAGTCCACCCGCAGGAAATCGCGGATCTCCTCCACCGATTTGTTCGCGGCGATCAGCTCGTCGCGCGTCGGCATGTCGATCCCGTAGAAGCACGGGTGCCGCACCGGTGGGGACGCCAGGCGCAGGTGCACCTCCCGCGCCCCGGCCTCCCGCAGCAGGTTCACCAGCCCGCGCGAGGTGGTGCCGCGCACCAGCGAGTCGTCGACCACCACCACCCGCCTGCCCGCCAGGATCTCCCGCACCGCGTTGTACTTCAGGCGCACCTTGAAGTCGCGCCCCGCCTGGCTGGGCTCGATGAAGGTGCGGCCCACGTAGTGGTTCCGGATCAGCCCCAGCT harbors:
- a CDS encoding MOSC domain-containing protein; this translates as MIGVVVAVSRSGTHTFSKANQDVVRLLPGLGVEGDAHMGRTVKHRSRVAADPTQPNLRQVHLVHSELHDELRAAGFVVSAGDMGENVTTRGVDLLALPVGARLHMGGATVEVTGLRNPCAQLDRFQPGLLAAVLGRDEHGNLVRKAGVMGVVLTGGEVRPGDAIRVELPPGPHRPLDRV
- a CDS encoding aldo/keto reductase produces the protein MKYRTYPGTDITVSEVGFGLWTLAAGWWGDFTDEQAVSLLHRAHDLGVTAFDSGDTYGNGRADGLLGRAFAGRRDRVTITTKVGYDFYAHPDARRGQQEIPHNASPEHIRFAVEESLKRMGTDVIDIVSYHNAHEEHVPDDTIWETLQRLQEEGKIRAWGAALGPSNGYLFEGLELIRGRGVKNLQLINNVLEPFPGQALTEAAEQSGRTGIQVRVTHSSGMLEGQYTEDTEFAKNDHRRHRPRSWLINGLKKLESLRFLHEGRDMTIGQAALKYLLASPAVMTTLPNIYNVEQLEEFAAASDKPDLTAEDLDRIRELQRVNFHVHEEHMRYKGTMLREGEPIAPPYRYEGDGYPETELAAGAAD